One window of Lemur catta isolate mLemCat1 chromosome 3, mLemCat1.pri, whole genome shotgun sequence genomic DNA carries:
- the AMY2B gene encoding alpha-amylase 2B, with product MKFFLLLSAIGFCWAQYSPNTQTGRTSIVHLFEWRWVDIALECERYLAPNGFGGVQVSPPNENIVVSSPFRPWWERYQPVSYKLCTRSGNEDEFKNMVTRCNNVGVRIYVDAVINHMTGSGASAGTSSTCGSYFNPGNRDFPAVPYSGWDFNDGKCTTGSGEVENYNDAYQVRDCRLVGLLDLALEKDYVRSTIANYMNHLIDIGVAGFRLDASKHMWPGDIKAVLDKLHNLNTSWFPAGSKPFIYQEVIDLGGEAITSSEYFGNGRVTEFKYGAKLGTVIRKWNGEKMCYLKNWGEGWGFMPSDRALVFVDNHDNQRGHGAGGASILTFWDSRLYKMAVGFMLAHPYGFTRVMSSFRWPRYFENGNDVNDWVGPPNNDGVIKEVTINADTTCGNDWVCEHRWRQIRNMVIFRNVVDGEPFTNWWDNGSNQVAFGRGNKGFIVFNNDDWYLSLTLQTGLPAGTYCDIISGDKIDGNCTGIKIYVSNDGTANFSISNSAEDPFIAIHVEAKL from the exons ATGAAGTTCTTTCTGTTGCTTTCAGCCATTGGGTTCTGCTGGGCTCAGTATTCCCCAAATACTCAAACAGGACGGACATCTATTGTCCATCTGTTTGAGTGGCGCTGGGTTGATATTGCTCTTGAATGTGAGCGATACTTAGCTCCCAATGGATTTGGTGGTGTTCAG GTCTCTCCACCCAATGAAAATATTGTAGTTAGCAGCCCTTTTAGACCTTGGTGGGAAAGATACCAACCAGTTAGCTATAAATTATGCACAAGATCTGGAAATGAAGATGAATTCAAAAACATGGTGACTAGATGTAACAATGTTGGT GTCCGTATTTATGTGGATGCTGTAATTAATCATATGACTGGTAGTGGTGCAAGTGCAGGAACAAGCAGTACTTGTGGAAGTTACTTCAACCCTGGAAATAGGGATTTTCCAGCAGTCCCTTATTCTGGCTGGGACTTTAATGACGGTAAATGTACAACTGGAAGTGGAGAAGTTGAGAACTATAATGATGCTTATCag GTCAGAGATTGTCGTCTGGTTGGTCTTCTTGATCTTGCACTGGAGAAAGATTACGTGCGTTCCACGATTGCTAACTATATGAACCATCTCATTGATATTGGTGTAGCAGGTTTCAGACTTGATGCTTCCAAACACATGTGGCCTGGAGACATAAAGGCAGTTTTGGATAAACTGCATAATCTAAACACAAGTTGGTTCCCTGCAGGAAGTAAACCTTTCATTTACCAGGAG GTAATTGATCTGGGTGGTGAGGCAATTACAAGCAGTGAGTACTTTGGAAATGGCCGTGTGACAGAATTCAAGTATGGTGCAAAACTAGGCACAGTTATTCGCAAGTGGAACGGAGAGAAGATGTGTTacttaaa gaaCTGGGGAGAAGGTTGGGGTTTCATGCCTTCTGACCGAGCACTTGTCTTTGTGGATAACCATGACAATCAACGAGGACATGGAGCTGGAGGAGCATCTATTCTCACATTCTGGGACTCTAG ACTTTATAAAATGGCAGTTGGATTTATGCTTGCTCATCCTTATGGATTTACACGAGTAATGTCAAGCTTCCGTTGGCcaagatattttgaaaatggaaac GATGTTAATGATTGGGTTGGGCCACCAAATAATGATGGAGTCATTAAAGAAGTTACTATTAATGCGGACACTACTTGTGGCAATGACTGGGTCTGTGAACATCGATGGCGTCAAATAAg GAACATGGTTATTTTCCGTAATGTAGTTGATGGCGAGCCTTTTACAAACTGGTGGGATAATGGTAGCAACCAAGTGGCTTTTGGAAGAGGAAACAAAGGATTCATTGTATTTAACAATGATGACTG gtaCTTATCTTTAACTTTGCAAACCGGTCTTCCTGCTGGCACATATTGTGATATCATTTCTGGAGATAAAATTGATGGGAATTGCACAGGAATTAAAATCTATGTTTCCAATGATGgaacagctaatttttctattagtaACTCTGCTGAAGATCCATTTATTGCAATTCATGTTGAAGCTAAattgtaa